CATCGAAAATTATGAATGCACATTGATGGGAGGCCATCCGAAAAACATCATCTTCCTTTCCGCCGACGCTTTCGGCGTGCTGCCCCCTGTCAGCAAACTGACAAAAGAGCAGGCGATGTACTACTTCCTCAGCGGGTATACGGCAAAAGTAGCCGGTACCGAACGGGGCATCACCGAACCGGTGGCTACCTTCAGCGCCTGCTTCGGAGAGGCTTTCCTGCCGCTGCATCCGACCGTGTATGCAGAACTGCTCGGCAAGAAGATAGATGAGCACGGCGTCAATGTCTATCTGGTCAATACGGGATGGACAGGCGGCCCCTACGGTGTGGGGCATCGCATGAGCATCAAGGATACCCGCGGCTGCATCAACGGCATTCTCAGCGGTGCCATCAACCAGAGCGAATTCGAAACACTTCCGATTTTCGGTCTGCAGATCCCAAAAACCCTCGAGGGCGTCAATACCCAGGTCCTTAATCCCATCAATACATGGGAGGACAAAGAGGCCTATATGGAAAGCCTGAAGAAGCTGGCGGGCATGTTCCAGAAAAACTTCCATCGATACGATGACGCCGAAGGGGCGGCGGAGATCGCGGCCGCCGGCCCGAAAATCTGATCCTCTCCTTCTGTGCCGCCCACGACGGGCGGCATTTTCCTGCAGTATCCAAAAAGATGTCACCTTCCAAAACCGTTTTGATTACCGGATGTTCCAGCGGTATAGGGTATCATGCGGCCCATGCACTCCGTGATCATGGATACCATGTTCTGGCGACCGCGAGAAAACAAAGAGATGTCCTGCGTCTGAAAGAGGAGGCATTTGCGGCGTATCCTCTTGATCTGGACGATTCGGCTTCGATCGCCAGGGCGGTGATGTGGGCGCAGGAGAAGAGCGGAGGGAGGCTCTATGCACTTTTCAACAACGGTGCCTACGGACAGCCGGGCGCCGTCGAGGATCTGAGTCGTGAGGTTCTTCGGGCACAGTTTGAAACCAATCTTTTCGGTACCCATGAATTGACCGTCAAGCTTCTACCGATGATGATTGCGGCGGGAGAGGGAAGAATCATTCAGAACTCCTCGCTCCTCGGTTTCGCGGCGATGCCTTATCGGGGCGCCTACAATGCCAGCAAATTCGCCCTTGAAGGGCTCAGCGACACCCTTCGGCTCGAACTCGAGGGGACGGGTGTTTATGTAAGCATTATCGAGCCCGGTCCGATACGCAGCCGTTTCAGAAGCAACGCTTTGAAAAAGTTTCTCGAAAATATAGACCGAAACGGTAGCCGGTTTTCAAAATTCTACGAAAAGAAGCTGGCTCAGCTGCGAAGTTCCGAAGATGTTCTCTTTACACTGGGACCCGAAGCCGTTACGGCGGCACTTCTGGATGCCCTGGAGCGTCCGAAACCGAAAGTACGCTACCGGGTGACGCTTCCTACACATCTTTTTTACTGGTTGAAGAAATGTCTGCCTGAGAGGGTGCTAGATGGAGTGCTGCGCAGGGTGGGGTGAAAAAATTCTCGATGCCGATATGATTTTCCAAAATGGCAAATGCGAAACGCGAAAGTTTGATATGAATTCCCCTCTTTGAAACAAAGCGGGGACGGCCATTCTGTTTCGAAACTCCCCGGCCCCAAAACAGGCTTAGGCTCTATTCCTCCCAGAGGCCAAGATGTTCGAGGACCGCTTTGATATCGAAGTTGAAAAAGAGCATTTTGTTTTCATGTTCTTCGTATAGCAGAACGTAGATCTTTCCGGAGGTTTCATTGTAGTAGGGATCGCTCAGGAAAAACTTGTCGCGTTTGGTCGTAATGTAGCGCAGAAAAGAGCGGCGGTTCATCCCCTCTTTTTGTGCATTGATATGGTCTTTGTAGATGTTCGGGGACTCCTGGATGCAGTCGTCGTTGACGATGTAGGCCACCATCAGAAAGGGGGTTTCCCTGACAATCTTTTTCAGACCGTCAAGCGAGTAGTCGTCTTTTTCATGTGATTTCAGCAGATCGATCAGGAAATTTCGTAATTTTTCACGATTCTGGCAATAGATCTCTTCGATTTTTTCCATCTCTTCTTTGTTCAACGTCCGTTCCTCCGGGAGCCCTGCGATACGGCTCCAAAATTATTATTATCTGACGGTACGCACTATCCACTGCCATTCGC
This genomic interval from Hydrogenimonas urashimensis contains the following:
- a CDS encoding SDR family NAD(P)-dependent oxidoreductase — encoded protein: MSPSKTVLITGCSSGIGYHAAHALRDHGYHVLATARKQRDVLRLKEEAFAAYPLDLDDSASIARAVMWAQEKSGGRLYALFNNGAYGQPGAVEDLSREVLRAQFETNLFGTHELTVKLLPMMIAAGEGRIIQNSSLLGFAAMPYRGAYNASKFALEGLSDTLRLELEGTGVYVSIIEPGPIRSRFRSNALKKFLENIDRNGSRFSKFYEKKLAQLRSSEDVLFTLGPEAVTAALLDALERPKPKVRYRVTLPTHLFYWLKKCLPERVLDGVLRRVG